The DNA region aagggagggtgggaggagaaggggggggaggggggtgggagagggggcggggagagggggagggaagagggaggggaggggagaggggaggggaggggagaggggaggggagaggggaggggagagggggagaggggaggggagagggggaggggagaggggaggggagtgggggggaagcggttgggaggggtggggaggggaggggaagggaggggggggaagggggtgggagggggggggggatcctacGATGAGATCCTACAGTGAGATCCTGAGTAAATCCAGTCGATATTTCCGGGAGTTTTGAAGAACGAGAGGCGATCTGGTTGAAAGCTGTAAAACTCTGAGGGGgtttgagagggagggagggaacctgAGAGACTGTTCCCCACTGGGCAAGGGGGAATCTACAACACGGGGCGGGGGACAGCGATCATTTGGGATCGAGATGTGGAGCGAATCTCTGCACTCTCGGGTTGTGGGAATCGGGATACTCGAGAGGCCGGAATCGGAGGAGCGCAgggatctcggagggttgtaggggttgtgGATCGCTGGAAGTCTCTGCCCCAAAGCACTGTGGCTGCTCCATCGTCAGTGACTGGGATCGACGGGACTTTTGGTCCctcggggatggggaggggaattCAGGGACATGGAGGAAGACGTGGGCGGGAAAATGGGAATCAAAACCCGAGACCGGCCAAGATCGTATTGGATGGGGTAGCATGGggccatgatgggccgaatggctttctcctgCGCTGTCGCTGatcacggtaagaagtttaacaacaccaggttaaagtccaacaggtttatttggtagcaaaagccacacaagctttcggagccccaagccccttcttcaggtgtccCTGATCCCCAGGAAGGTGCAACCCTACAGGAAAAATGGAACCCATTTCTAGAAAAACCAGGGAGACACTCACCCGAAACGGACGCGAAGAATCTCACGGCGTCACGGTGCCCGTGGAAGCAGATCTGCGCCGACGCCATGGCGCAGTacgggatggagggggtgggtgcgGCCGTCTCCGCCTGCAGTGGGTCCTCCTGGCCAGCAGGAGCGCCGTTGGCAATCCTCGGAATTGACCCTGCTGCCAGCTCTGTGGACGAGAAGGTGGGGTTGAGATAAAGGTGGGCGCTCTGctcccagcaccccctcccctcccctcaccccgccaTGATATCCCAGTGCGGGCATCCGGCAAACTTCCGCATCACCAACCTCTGCGCCCTTCCCCGGGGCGCTCGCCTCCAAATAGTTTCAGGCTAAGCCGGCCAGCTGGGATTTATCTCCAGGATTA from Mustelus asterias unplaced genomic scaffold, sMusAst1.hap1.1 HAP1_SCAFFOLD_1628, whole genome shotgun sequence includes:
- the LOC144488519 gene encoding C-Jun-amino-terminal kinase-interacting protein 4-like; the encoded protein is MSVICKRLWIGTGTGFVVSVPLSSELAAGSIPRIANGAPAGQEDPLQAETAAPTPSIPYCAMASAQICFHGHRDAVRFFASVSVSSSSVTRGLGLRQTAPSLLRARTGSQS